The DNA region GAACAAAAAGAAGATGGTTCAGAGTATACTGGAGGAACAGAATACTCTGCTGAATTTACTGCTTATTGTCCTAGAAAATCTGAGGGTGGAGATAAAGATTGTAGAGGTAAAAAACTAGATCCTTCTAAAAAAACATGTGCTGCTCCTATGGTTGGAACATATGAAAAATCTTACTATACAAAAGATTTCTTAAACAAACATCCTCTTATGAGATATGGAGATGAAATACAATTGGTTACAGGTGTTTCAAGTCGAGATGGAACGTATAAGGTAAATGATAATGGGCCTGCAATAATTATAGAAAAGGATGGAACATATCATATAGATATTTTATTTGGAAATGTTGAAGAAGCCAATAACTTTGGAAGAAGAAAAGGGAAGATTATAATTGGTGGTTATTCTGGAAACGTGACAGAAAAAGCAAAAACAGTAATTTCAGAAGCAAGAAAACATCTTGGAAAGCCATACAAATGGGGTGGGAATGGACCAAGTAGCTTTGATTGTTCTGGACTAATGGTATATTGCTTTAAGAAGGTTAATGTTAATTTACCAAGAACCTCAAGTCAGCAATCTAAGGTAGGTAAGAAAGTAGAGAAAAATAATTTACAGGCAGGAGATTTGGTATTTTTCCATAATCCAGTCAGCCATGTTGGACTATATGTAGGTAATGGAGAATTTTTACATGCGCCACAAACAGGAGATGTAGTCAAAATAAGTAAATTAAGTAATAGAAAAGATTTTAATACAGCTAGAAGAGTTTTGTAAAAGAGGTGATATCGTGGCAGATCCAATCAATGAATTTATAGGAATAATGAGACAAGAAGGTAAATTTCATAATGAACCTTCTTTTTTTATTGGAAAAATTAAAAGTAAATTACCAGATTTAAAAATAGAGATAAATAACATCATATTAGAAAAAGAAGATATCTTGGTAGATAGTTGGATGCTTGATAGACAGATAGAGTTATTTGATACAGAAACAAGTCAAGAACATAAACATGAAATAAAAAATCCCTTTATAGATACTTTTGAATCTGGAAACACAGTAATAATGTTTAAAATAGGTGAAAAATTTGCTGTTGTAAGTAAATTGGTGAGTCTAGATGAATAATACTATATTCCCTTTCATGGGTGTTCCAGAAGATTATATTTCTCCAGACAATGAAGAATTACCTATTTTTAAAGAATTTGCTTGGGATTTTGATAAAGATGAAAAGGTAATTGAAAATGGAGACTTTAAAATAGTTGAAAGAAATGAAGCAATTAAAGTATGGATTTACAAAACAATAAAAACAGATAAGTATGTTTATTTAATATATGATTGGGATTATGGAACAGATATAAAAAATCTAATAGGGCAAAAGTATACTAAAGGTCTTACTGAAAGTGAGGCAAAAAGGTATATACAAGAAGCTCTATTAACTAATCCATATATATTAGAAGTCAATGTAACAAATGCAGAATTTAAAGATGATAATTTATCTATAAGTTTAAATGTAAAAACAATTTATGGAGAGGAGGAGATTACTTTTGTATAGTGGCCAATCATTTAGTACCTTAAATAATAGAACTTTAAATAACATAAATCTCCCTCTTTATAAAAACCAAGGATCTTCTCTTTATAATATAGTTTCTCCAATAAATTCAGAACTTGCACAATTATATATAGAACTTTCTTATATACATAAGAGAGTTTTTATTCAAGATAACTTTGACGATTTTCTTGATAGAAGAGTCAATGAATTTGGTGTATATAGAAAGTTAGGCACAGAAGCAATAGGTGAGGTAATATTTGAGGGCAAAATAGGAACTAAAATACCAAATGGAACAATAGTATCTCATAGTGATTTACTATTTGTAGTTATTAAAGATGTTACAATAGATGAAGATAGTAAGTTAAATGTAAGCCTTATACAGGCTTTAGAGGTTGGCATTAAGTATAATTTATCAGCTAACACAGAATTTAAACTTATAGAAGAAATAAATGGAGTAACTAAAATTTATAATGAACTTGACCTAAAAGGTGGAACAGAAATAGAAACTGATGAAGAATTAAAAGAAAGGTTCTATAAAATACAAAAAAATCAAGCGACAAGTGGAAATAAAGCACATTACCAGTCTTGGGCTTTAGAGGTTGAAGGTGTTTATAACGCAAAAGTAATTCCTCGTTGGGATGGACCAGGTACAATTAAGATTCTAATTTATGGTCAAAATAATCAATCAGTTGATAATGAAGTATTGCAAAGATGTATTGAACATATAGAAGAAGAAAAACCTATTGGACCTACTATTACAATTGTTACACCAAGTACTTTTGATATTAATATTAGTGCAACTTTAACACTTGAAAATGGATATGATATTGAATCTATAAAAGTTGTGTTTTTAGATATTATAAATTCTTATTTAATAGAAAATTCAAGAGAGATTATTTATATAAAAATAATGAGTTTGTTAGCAAGCATAGAAGGTGTTCATGATATAAAAAATCTCCTTGTAAATGATGATGTTAAAAACATAATAGTTGATGAAGAAAAAGCTCCTGCTGTTTCAAGTGCTATATTTGATATCGAGGTGAGTTAAATTGAAGTTAATTGATTACCTGCCAAGTTTTGCAAACAATGAAATTGACATACAAATCCAAGAAGCACTTGAAAATGAACTTTTAACGCTAATTGATGAAAAAGATGATTTATTAGAACAGTTTTTTATAGATACAGCAACTTGGGGACTTGATGATTGGGAGAACCTTTTAAGCATAAAAGTAAATTATAAGTTAGACTTCGATACTAGAAGAAGCAATATAAAAGCAAAGATGAGAGGTAAGGGTACAACAACAATAGAGGTTATAAAAGCTATCTCGGAAGCTTACACAAAGACCAATGTTGATGTAGAAGTATTTAGTAATCTATTTAGTTTTACACTTAGTTTTATAACAAATGATTGTAGTTATAACACTATTTTAGAGTTAGATAAGAAAATAGAAGAAATAAAACCTGCACACCTTGAACATAAATTTGAAATGATTTTATTTAATGAAAATGGACTTTATGCAGGAGCAATGAGCAGTACAGGAGAAACAGTTACTATATACCCTTATACACCTAAAAATATAGAATGTTTTGGAGAAATAATACTAGCTAGTGGAAACAATAAAAGTGCTGAAAGGGTAACATTATACCCACAGGAGGTGATATAATTGGCACAAGCACAATATTATACATTACTTACAGAAATAGGCAAGGCGGCTATAGCAAACGCTACAGCACTTGGAACTAGAGTGGATTTTGCAAAAATAAAAGTTGGGGATGGTGGTGGAAGTGCATATATTCCAACAGAAACTCAAACAGAACTCAAAAATGTAGTGTGGGAAAGCACATTAGAGCATGTTCAAGCAGACGAAAAAAATCCTAATTGGGTAGTTATCCAAAAAACTATAACTGGAGATACTGGAAGCTTTACAATTAGGGAGATTGGAGTATTCGACTCTAAAGACCAACTTCTCGCAGTATCTAGCTATCCCGAAACTTATAAACCTGCTCCAGATTCGGGAACAGTAAAAGAAATATTAATTAAAATTATATTAGCTGTGTCTAATACAGCAAGTATAAATTTAAAAATAGACCCAACTGTTGTGCTAGCAACATTAAGAGATATACAAGATTTAGACGCTAAAATTGATACAACTAAAACAGAATTAACAAGCAACATAGAAACTACTAAAACAGAGTTAAACACTAAAATAGGGGATACAACACAACTTACTACAACAGATAAAACAAATATAGTTAGTGCATTAAATGAGGTAAAAAGCAGTGTAGACAGCATAGAAACAACAGCAGAGAAAACAAGTATAAAAGATACAGATAACTTATTTTCAAGTGGTAATGTAGAGGGAGCATTAAAAGAAGTGATGCAAGAAGTAAAAGGTAATAGAAGTAGTATTATATCAACAGTAAATAATAATTTGATACCAATGTAGAAAGGAAGGTGAAATTAGTATGTCTACAACTGTTTTAGAAAGAACTGTCAAAAGAAGACGTGGTTATTATCGTATGACAGATATTCATGCTTCACGTCTTACTTATAACGACGGAAGTCCTTATTATACTGACTTTGTTGCTTATTATACTTTAGACCAATATGAAAGAGTTTCTATATCTGCAACTAAAAAATTTGTAGCTTATTCAACTAGGGCTTGTCAGATAATAAATGGCAGAGAAGTTGATATTAGTAGGAATTTTACTCAAGAAACAACTGTTCAGTTTGTACCCGACCCTACTATTTTTATAAGTAACGATTTAGGTGTGATTGGTAATGCGTGTAGTATAAATTATAGAATATCAGATAGTGATTCTAGTGTTAGATTTAAAATAATCGAAAAAATAAATGGTGTTAAAATAGCTGAAAAAAATAATGTTGTTGATGGAAACTATGAATTAATTATTACAGATGAACTCTTATCTGAGTTGGCATTTAACTCTGTAAATAATATAACTATTGAACTCGATAATGGTTATGGTGGAATATTCTTAGATAAAACTGTTACATTTACAAAAGGTAATACTAAACCAAAATTAAATATAACTTCTTATAACTCCACTTCTGCAACATTTACAGCAATAGATACAGATAATAATTTATCTAAAATAGAGTGGTTTATAGATGATGTATTAAAGGAAATAATAACAACAGATTTAACAACAGAGAAAACAATAAACTATGAACTTGCAGACAATGCAATACACACATTAAAAATAGTTGCTACAGATTCAGAAAATGCAACAGCAGAAAAAGTGCTAAGTATAAGCAAAGAGATAATGCCACTTCAATCTGATGCTAGTTTAAGTGATATATCAACTAAGTTGATAGAGATTGGAGAAGGGTTTAGAAATGGTAAAACAAGTATTATAAATACTTTAGCATTAAAGAATATAGAAGCAAGTTTGAATAACACACTTGTTGAGTTATCAGAGAAAATAAAGCAGTCTTTTGATAGTGGAGACGCTAGTTTACAGGATTTGATGAATCAGTTAACACAAGCTAATAATACTATATCGCAATTAAACTCTAAATATAAAGTTGCTAGTGGAACAGTCACTTCTTTTGCGGATAGTGCTAAAATTGCTTATCCATATCTAACCGACAGAACTTTTAAACCTGGTACTTGGGTTAAAATTAGTAATTTAGATTTTAAGCCTAACATTTTCTTTGCTGATTTTGATTACTATGATACTGAATATAAAAATAATTATAAACTTTTCCTTTTTGCTTGTCGTGGTGTCGCTACACAAAGAGGTGTTGATTTTTCAAGCGTTACAGCTTTTATTAGAAAAAACAGTGATGAAAATTTTCATGCTAATGGTTGGCTCTATAATAATTCCGAAGGGGATGTTTATTTTAATAATACTGGTGTTCAAATTCCAGCTTATAACTTTGACTCAACTCAAAGACATATTTATAAATGGTATGCTATTAAATTTATTTAAGAAGGAGAAAAAAATATGAATGTTCCAAACAGAGTAATATATGACCAAACAGGCAAAATAATTTTTGAAACAGGTGAGTCCTGTGGGGATGTGTTACCACACAATAAAATAACTGAATTAGATTATATTGATATTCCATATGGAAGTATAGATTATATTAAAAATAGAATTATAGGCATAAATATAGAAACAAAACAACCAATTTTGGAAGAAATACCAGTATATGTAAGTGAAGAAAAAAAGAGAATACAAGAATTAGAAAATCAAGTTTTATTAAATGAAAATGAAAAAGTAGGAGGATTATTATAATGAATATAAATAATGTTGTAGTAAGAATATTAGCAGAGAGGATATTAAACGGAGGATTAAACCCTCTAAAAAATCGAGAATTTGAATTAGATGACGTAACTAACACAGAGTATAGAAAAGCAGTAGAGGATTATATAATTAGAGAAAGTGGAGTAGTAGAAGGAGCAGAACCAACAAAATAGGTTTTTTTTATATAAATTAAAAATAATTTCCTTTTTTAGTTATATATTTTTTATTTTTATCTATAATAAAAAAATTCTATTAAAAGGAGATTAAAAAATGAAGAAAATAATTGTAATTTGCATTCTAGTTCTAATGTTAATTATACCTACTATGGGGGAGATATTTATAATGGTAGAAAATATAAAGCTAGAGGGGCTAGAACAAAACCCAACAAGTTGTTACATTTCTAATCCAGGGATTATGGGAGAAGCAAAATGTGATGCAGCATACTTTATTATAGCTGCAGATTTCGTTAACAATTTAAAGGTAAAATAATAAATTAATACATTTAAAGGACTTAGATAATTCTAGGTCCTTTTTAATACAAAAATTAGGAGGAAATATGAATTTAACAATAGTTTTTTTAGCAACAAATATATTTATAAAATTAGTAATATTAGCAATAGCATTTGATACACTGTTAGGTTGCTTAAGAGCAATAAAAACACATCAGTTTAATTCAAGTTTTGGAATAAATGGAGGAATAAGAAAAGTTGCAATGATAGCATGTATATTTTTTCTAGCAGTAGTTGATATACTTACAAAGTTTAACTTTTTATTTATGTTGCCACAAGATTGGATTGATTTCTTGAGATTAAATCATCTTGGAATATCTGAATTTTTCTCTATTCTATTCATTTTGTATGAAAGTGTAAGTATATTAAAAAATATGTACTTATGTGGATTACCAGTTCCCAAAAAATTAAAGGAGAAAATAGGCAATTTACTAGATACAATGACAGACGAATTAAATATTAAGGGAGGTAATAAATAATGAAAATATGTATTACAGTAGGACACAGTATTTTAAAAAGTGGAGCATGCACTTCTGCTGATGGAGTAATTAACGAGTATCAATACAACAAATCTCTTGCACCAGTATTAGCAGATATATTTAGAAAAGAAGGGCATAAGGTAGATGTAATAATATGTCCCGAAAAGCAATTTAAAACTAAATCAGAAGAAAAGTCATATAAAATACCTAAGATTAATAGTGGAAACTATAACTTACTTATAGAGTTGCATTTAAATTCAAGTGGTGTAGGAGCTTTTGGAACAGAAGTATTTTACTATAGTGAAAAAGGGAAGGAATATGCGCAGAGGGTAGTAGATAAACTGTCTAAACCTTTCATAAGAAAAAAAGGAGATAAAGAAGTAGGTAATAGAGGTGCTAAATTAGATAAAAGTTTATATATCTTAAATAGTTCAAAGCCTACAGCAGTATTAATTGAAAGTTTCTTTTGTGATAATAAAGAAGATTATGAGAAAGCTAAGAAACTAGGTCATGAAGGGATTGCTAAGTTAATTGTAGAAGGTATATTAAATAAAAATATAAATAATGAGGGAGTTAAACAGATGTACAAACATACAATAGTTTATGATGGAGAAGTTGACAAAATCCCTGCAACTGTAGTTGGTTGGGGTTATAATGATGGGAAAATACTGATATGTGATATAAAAGATTACGTACCAGGTCAGACGCAAAATCTTTATGTTGTAGGCGGTGGAGCATGTGAGAAGATAGGTTCTATTACTAAAGAGCATTACACAATGATAAAAGGTAATGATAGATTTGATACACTTTACAAAGCATTAGATTTTATCAAATAATAACTTGTTGTAATATCCAATCAATATAAAATTTATTCAACTTAGGAGGACTTGCAACATGCTTAACATAGAAAAATATAAACTATACAATGGAAACTGTTTAGAAATAATGGATCTAATAGAAGATAAATCAATAGATTTAATTCTATGCGATCTTCCTTATGGCACAACTAATTGTAAATGGGACACAATAATACCTTTCAAATCAATCTGGAATCAATATAATAGAATTATAAAAGATGGTGGAGCTATAGTACTATTTTCAGCACAACCATTTACTACTAGTTTGATAAATTCAAATATTAAAAACTATAAATACAGTTGGTACTGGATTAAAATAAATCTACAGGATTCGCATTTTCTAAATACCAGCCACTTCGAAAAGTAGAAGATATTAATGTATTCTATAAAAAAGCTCCTTTATACAATCCTCAAAACTTAGAAAAATTAGATAAACCTATTACATGTAAAAAGAAAAATAAAAATAAAGATGGAATATATAGACATCATACTTTATCAAAAGAATATGTTCAAGAATATACAAATTATCCTAATAATACATTGTATTTTAATAAAGAAACAAATTGCATCCATCCAACTCAAAAGCCAGTAGATCTTTTAGAATATCTTATAAAAACTTATACAAACGAAAATGAACTTGTTTTGGATAATTGTTTTGGTTCTGGCAGTGTAGGAATAGCTTGTGCAAATATAAATAGAAAGTTTGTTGGAATAGAATTAGATAGCGATTATTTTCTTCAAGGTAAAAATAGAATTGAAAGAGCATACAGAAACAATGCAATTGACAAAAACATAGTAAAATCCTAATATTAGAGAAAGCAAAGGATAATAGATAAAAAAACTATCATCTTTTGCTTTCTTTATTTTTCTATTTCTTTTAATAATCTTATACGTTGCAATTACGCATCTGTTAAATCTAAGATTAAATAAATAAAAAGACTAGAAAATTTTATTATCTTCTAATTCTTTTTATTTAACTTATCACAATAAAAATAAATCATTTTTTAATGACATTTATATGATATTTATCATATTTAGTTTTGAAACATTCTAGCGTTGCTTTTTTTCTGGAATAACTTACCTGTACTATCTTAAATAAAAAAATGCTACTATATTATAAACATTTACAAGGAGTGCATCATGTTAATACAAAGCTTAAAACGTGGCGAATTAATTGTAATGAAAATCTTTTGGAAAAGAAATTCAAGAATATCAAGGAAAGAAATTATTCGCATTTGCAATGAAAAACACAAGTGGCAGAAATCTACGACAAAAATTCTACTTAAAAGACTTGTTAAAAAAAGAGTTCTACTTAAGAGAATTAAAATTTTCCACATATATTACATACCTATAGTTACAGAAAAAGAATATTTCAAATATAAAATAAATGATTTAGAGCCAGATTATTTAGATGGATATTTTATACGATTAATGTCCACTGTGCATAAATTTAAAAATCTAGATGAAGAAGATTAAATATCTCACTTCATCTGCTCTTCACATATTTTAATAGACTTTCAAGCAATAATTGACTTAGCAAATCATGTTTATCATAATGTTTATTCTCATCTGCAAATTTATTAAACATTTCCCACACTGTATTATTTACCCTAATTGTAGTTCTTTTTATAGACTGATCTGGAAGATCTATAGATATATCATTTTCTTTAATGCTATCTATATGACATTTATCATCTTTAGTTTTAAACCATTCTATCACACTTTTTATATTATCAATTTCATTAGATAAATATTTGATATCATCATCAATCTTACTGTTAATGCTATCTATCTGATATTTGTCATCATAACTTTTATTATCTTCTAAAAACCTGTTTCCAACTCTTTTATATCCTTTCTTATTAAGCCACTTCCTTATAGTACTTTCATTTGCCCCTAATTCATCTCCAACTTTTTTAAGACTTTCAAATTCACTTAATTTATTATTAATACAATCAACAACTTCATTAATATTTTTTTCTTTCAAATCACTCCAAGTCATATAAAACCTCCTCAAAAAATAATAGATTACAAATATCATATATTTGTAATCTATTATACATACTATAAACTAAATCCTTTTTTATTTCATCATTTTTTTGTATCCTTTTGCATTTGCAAAAACATGTTTATCTACATCACTCATGACTATTATGCCAGGTATATTCTTTTTAAATGCTTCACCTAACAATTTAGCACCTCCACCCATAACGACAACAGCAGAAGTTGATATTGGGTAATTTAATTTCAATTCATTATATATTTGTTTAAATAATCCAACAGACGCATCTATATTTTTCTTTATATCTTGTTTTTCACCATTTAGGTAAAACCCTTTGTCTATGTAGTCTTGTATTTTTTCTCTTTTTATCTCAACTTTACCCAGAAATCTTTCATCCATTTCAAGAGATTTTTTTATTGCATCATATATATTTATCGTTCCAACATTTACAGAATATGGATCAGTCGCTTTATTCCCTTGTACAAGCGCAATATCTGTTGTCTTTCCACCAATATCAACTAAAACAACATCTCTTCCTGCAATTTGGTCAACTATGTCTTTTGCATAATATAAGTATCCTGTAACTCCCTCTGGAAACACTTGAACAGATCTTATTGTTATATCTCTTTTAGTAGTTTCATTTCCTTTTTCAAATTCAACATGATATTCTTTTCCTTGTAATTTTTCAATCAAATCTTTTCTTAATCCTCCAAATTGCTTCACTGGTAGACCTAATGCTAGATCAATAACTTCATCATCTGTATTTCTGCATATAGCCCCAAGTAAAAGCGGTAAGAAGTTTTCTTTCTCATATTTAACTATATTTATTTCCTCGTCACCTTCGCCTAAATAATATGTTTTATTACCTATTTTAATGCTATCTGAATCTGAACCAAAGTTTTTTACCTCTGTAACTTTACTTTCAAAAATATCATCTGTACTTGTTTTAACTGCATAATTTCCAATATCTATACCTAATTTACTCATTTATGTTATTTCCCCCTTTTATTCTAAACTTCCAAAATCAAAATTGTTAGCTGGATCTTCTATTTCTTTTTTCTGTTCAACTACAGCATTATCCTTTTTTTCATTCATTTTTTCCCAAACGAGTTCTTTTAAATAAGCTGTAGCTGATAATTTCTCATCTAAAAACTTTTCAATTGCTTTTTCTTTATCATTGTTTTTAAATGTTAGAACTATCCTACTCATTCAACCACTTCCTTTTTTGTAAAATATTATAAAATTTATTAATATTTACATATATTTTACCAAATTTCACATAGTAATTCAATAGATTTATAAGATATTTTTTATAATATTTTATAATTTTTTATAAAATTTATCATTTTGTATATAATTAAAAACACACTTTTTATAATTTTGCATAAAAAAAAGAGTGTTTCATATATTTCTAAACACTCTTTTCTACTTTTTATAATTATCTAATTGTAAAAGAAGCTTCAGCTGGACTAGAGAATAATATAATACCTCCTGTACACACACCTTTTCCTTTAAATTTAGCAATATATGAACCCTTTTTTAGCCCTTTGAAACTTACTACACCAGTTTTAGTAGTTCCAGCTAATCTAAAGCCTACAAGTTGAGATGATACAATTTTGCCAGCCTTATATACATTTATTTCTCCTTCAAATCCTAAAATATTTCCAAGCGTAGATGTTACTCTCCAAGATAACTGCCCTCCACTCATTGCTGTTAAATTAGCAGTACCACCTGGAACGACAATAGATTTAGTTGAAGGCGAATCTGAGTTTGGTTGTCCAATTAATTCAACTGTTTGTGAGTTTCCAGTACCTTCATAATCATTTCCATCAGCAAAAGCTGTAAATGGAATCATTACTGCGCAAAGCGTTAGTAATAAAGCAATTGTTTTTTTCATTTGTTTTCCCCCTATTTTTTTATATTATTCTCAATTACAGTTTCCTTTCTTTACGTGCCTTAATAATCATATTGTAATTATGCTCAGCAGTTTCAAATGCTCCTACCAAAGGAGTTATAATTACACTTTCTATTAAGCACAATTCATCATAGTTTAAACTAGCTTCTCCAGCATAGAAATTATTTAACTTATCTAAATCTATTCTAGTTAAAACGGAAACTGATTCCATTGAGAATTTGTAAACATCAATAAGTTTATATAATCCACCTATATAGTTTTTTGCTACTTCATGGTTCTTAAAAAATTCATCTTTTCCTGTATGTAGGTTTACTTCCATAATTCCCTCCATTGTTCTTATATTTTTAACCTTCAAATAATATTTACTTCTTCTTCAAAACAGAATATTCTATCACGGTAGAATATTCTGTTTTTTTCATTCTATCACGATAGAATAATATTTTCAATCATTTTTTCTATTCTATTTTATTTAAATAGAATAGAAAAAAAGAACACTTAATATTTTTCAAGCTAATATATTAAGTGTTCTTTTTATATTTTTACAAGATTATATAAAATTATTCTTTAATCAATTAAAGTGTTTTTCTATTTCTTAATAATAAGAAATGATATAAAATTGTATCATTTTAAAGATTTTGTGATATAATAAAAGCAAGAAGAACTACAATCTATTTAGGCGTAGAGTGGAGTTCATAATAAACGTAGTTTATTTTTTGAATTTAAATATAAATTTAAATTCAACCTGTAAGTCACTCTTTGCACGAGAGTGGCTTTTTGCTTTTTTGAATAGTTCACTGATTAAGTAAACTACCACACTAGCTGTTAAACTAGCTAAAACATTAAACAAAAAGTTATCCATGTAACTCACCTCCCCTCGAATCGTTGGGAGGATAATCTTTTGTACATGAACTCCACTCTATAGATTGTATATTACGCTCTTCTTGCTAAATTTAATTATACCATATTTTGTAATATCAGTTAAGAGTTTGCACTACAATAATCAGAAAGCTTGTTCCACTCACAATCAACCCCTATTATTTTAAGAATATCATTGACTTGGCTATTTAAATCTTTAATATCTGATTTAGACATTAAAGGATCTTTCATTATTTCATTTAGAAAAATACTATCAATGATTAAACATACATTTTCTGATAAATATTCACGTTTTACTGAGATTACTGTTCCAACTGTACTTTCTTTTAGTGTCTTATATGCTACACTCAATATGCATGGTTCTAAATTAATTCCTTCTAGTACTGTTTCAAAGTAATATTTTATTCTTATATTTTCATTTCCAATAAATATTTCTTCATTGCTGCTTATCTTCTTTAATTTTCTCATTATGCCTAACATCTTAGCATTCACTTCATAATTTATTCCATATCTCTTTGATGCCAAACTCGACATTAAGTCTCTTTCTAAATAAATTACCCACTGACCATTATAGGAAAATGATGTTTTAGCGATATCCATTTCTCCTTTTCCAGTAATATTAAATTTAGGCTCTAGTTTATTTATTAAGTAAATCTCATAAAAATCCATAGTATATTTATTATCTAATTCCATATACTCAAGTCTTAAATTCTTATTACACCAATTTTCTTTTTTATTACTTAAATGACTAGCGTGTCTATCACAGATATTCTCTGTTTTCCCAACGTATAAACATTCTTCCGTATCTTGATTAATATATTTATAAACATAATACATTTTTTATTTTCTCCAATTCTTAATTGTCATATTTACAGCCCTTATATATTTCAAATAATTCTTGCCATGTATATCCAACTTCTAGTATGTGAAAAATATCCTCTATTTGTTGGAAAATCTCAGTAATTTTATATTCAAATGTTGGCATTAATTCCATTAAATTAGCCAAAGATCCAATCCTAATCTCTAATGTTATATTTATAAGTATTTTTTTATTTGTTGCTGTATATTCTTTCCATCTGGGATAAACTGAAATCAAAGAACAACTTCCAAAT from Clostridioides difficile ATCC 9689 = DSM 1296 includes:
- a CDS encoding BlaI/MecI/CopY family transcriptional regulator codes for the protein MLIQSLKRGELIVMKIFWKRNSRISRKEIIRICNEKHKWQKSTTKILLKRLVKKRVLLKRIKIFHIYYIPIVTEKEYFKYKINDLEPDYLDGYFIRLMSTVHKFKNLDEED
- a CDS encoding putative phage tail protein, producing the protein MKLIDYLPSFANNEIDIQIQEALENELLTLIDEKDDLLEQFFIDTATWGLDDWENLLSIKVNYKLDFDTRRSNIKAKMRGKGTTTIEVIKAISEAYTKTNVDVEVFSNLFSFTLSFITNDCSYNTILELDKKIEEIKPAHLEHKFEMILFNENGLYAGAMSSTGETVTIYPYTPKNIECFGEIILASGNNKSAERVTLYPQEVI
- a CDS encoding DUF2577 family protein; this encodes MADPINEFIGIMRQEGKFHNEPSFFIGKIKSKLPDLKIEINNIILEKEDILVDSWMLDRQIELFDTETSQEHKHEIKNPFIDTFESGNTVIMFKIGEKFAVVSKLVSLDE
- a CDS encoding type I toxin-antitoxin system toxin, producing the protein MDNFLFNVLASLTASVVVYLISELFKKAKSHSRAKSDLQVEFKFIFKFKK
- a CDS encoding N-acetylmuramoyl-L-alanine amidase, which translates into the protein MKICITVGHSILKSGACTSADGVINEYQYNKSLAPVLADIFRKEGHKVDVIICPEKQFKTKSEEKSYKIPKINSGNYNLLIELHLNSSGVGAFGTEVFYYSEKGKEYAQRVVDKLSKPFIRKKGDKEVGNRGAKLDKSLYILNSSKPTAVLIESFFCDNKEDYEKAKKLGHEGIAKLIVEGILNKNINNEGVKQMYKHTIVYDGEVDKIPATVVGWGYNDGKILICDIKDYVPGQTQNLYVVGGGACEKIGSITKEHYTMIKGNDRFDTLYKALDFIK
- a CDS encoding phage holin family protein, producing MNLTIVFLATNIFIKLVILAIAFDTLLGCLRAIKTHQFNSSFGINGGIRKVAMIACIFFLAVVDILTKFNFLFMLPQDWIDFLRLNHLGISEFFSILFILYESVSILKNMYLCGLPVPKKLKEKIGNLLDTMTDELNIKGGNK
- a CDS encoding baseplate J/gp47 family protein; the protein is MYSGQSFSTLNNRTLNNINLPLYKNQGSSLYNIVSPINSELAQLYIELSYIHKRVFIQDNFDDFLDRRVNEFGVYRKLGTEAIGEVIFEGKIGTKIPNGTIVSHSDLLFVVIKDVTIDEDSKLNVSLIQALEVGIKYNLSANTEFKLIEEINGVTKIYNELDLKGGTEIETDEELKERFYKIQKNQATSGNKAHYQSWALEVEGVYNAKVIPRWDGPGTIKILIYGQNNQSVDNEVLQRCIEHIEEEKPIGPTITIVTPSTFDINISATLTLENGYDIESIKVVFLDIINSYLIENSREIIYIKIMSLLASIEGVHDIKNLLVNDDVKNIIVDEEKAPAVSSAIFDIEVS
- a CDS encoding ParM/StbA family protein — its product is MSKLGIDIGNYAVKTSTDDIFESKVTEVKNFGSDSDSIKIGNKTYYLGEGDEEINIVKYEKENFLPLLLGAICRNTDDEVIDLALGLPVKQFGGLRKDLIEKLQGKEYHVEFEKGNETTKRDITIRSVQVFPEGVTGYLYYAKDIVDQIAGRDVVLVDIGGKTTDIALVQGNKATDPYSVNVGTINIYDAIKKSLEMDERFLGKVEIKREKIQDYIDKGFYLNGEKQDIKKNIDASVGLFKQIYNELKLNYPISTSAVVVMGGGAKLLGEAFKKNIPGIIVMSDVDKHVFANAKGYKKMMK
- a CDS encoding phage tail protein, which produces MAQAQYYTLLTEIGKAAIANATALGTRVDFAKIKVGDGGGSAYIPTETQTELKNVVWESTLEHVQADEKNPNWVVIQKTITGDTGSFTIREIGVFDSKDQLLAVSSYPETYKPAPDSGTVKEILIKIILAVSNTASINLKIDPTVVLATLRDIQDLDAKIDTTKTELTSNIETTKTELNTKIGDTTQLTTTDKTNIVSALNEVKSSVDSIETTAEKTSIKDTDNLFSSGNVEGALKEVMQEVKGNRSSIISTVNNNLIPM
- a CDS encoding DUF2634 domain-containing protein yields the protein MNNTIFPFMGVPEDYISPDNEELPIFKEFAWDFDKDEKVIENGDFKIVERNEAIKVWIYKTIKTDKYVYLIYDWDYGTDIKNLIGQKYTKGLTESEAKRYIQEALLTNPYILEVNVTNAEFKDDNLSISLNVKTIYGEEEITFV